The genome window TCTCATCGCCGCCAGTGGCACGGGAGGGCATTTATTTCCAGCCCTTGCGGTAGCACAACAATTACTCGATTATGACATTCAATGGTTAGGAGTGCCAAATCGTCTCGAAAATACTCTGATTCCTAAATCTTATCCTCTCCATACCATCGATATTGAGGGTTTTCAAACTAAATTGGGCATCAAAACCTTATTTTTACTCGGTAAAATGTTAGGCTCAATTGTTGCCACTTATCAGTTAATTAAAAAAGAGCAAATAGACGTTATTTTTACCACAGGTGGTTATATCGCCGCCCCAGCGATTATGGCAGGGAAAATGGCTAAAATTCCTGTAATTTTGCATGAATCTAACTATTTACCCGGTAAAGTAACCAAATTATTAGGTAAATGGTGCGATTTAGTTGCCGTGGGTTTTGAAGGCACAAAAAAATATTTACCTTCCGTTAACACTGATTGGATTACTACCCCTGTGAGGGCAGATTTTTTAAACTCACAACCTCTTGACTTCAACATCCCCAACTCAGCGCCCCTCATCGTAGTTATGGGGGGGTCACAAGGGGCTGTAGCCATTAATAAACTGGCTCGACATGGCGCACCCCAATGGGTGGAGATGGGCGCTTATATAGTGCATTTAACGGGGAATAGAGATGATGATTTTGGCACATTTCAACACCCTAATTATATCGAAATGAATTTTTATGATAACATGGCAGGACTATTACAACGGGCGGATTTAGCCATCAGTCGTTCGGGCGCTAGTGCCTTGACAGAGTTAGCCATTACCAATACCCCTTCTATTTTAATCCCTTATCCCTACGCCGCCGAAGATCATCAATTTTATAATGCCCAAGTGTTTGCGGTGAAGGGCGCTGGGTTATTATTTCGACAGGAAGAGT of Cyanobacterium sp. T60_A2020_053 contains these proteins:
- the murG gene encoding undecaprenyldiphospho-muramoylpentapeptide beta-N-acetylglucosaminyltransferase; amino-acid sequence: MSMKKSRLLIAASGTGGHLFPALAVAQQLLDYDIQWLGVPNRLENTLIPKSYPLHTIDIEGFQTKLGIKTLFLLGKMLGSIVATYQLIKKEQIDVIFTTGGYIAAPAIMAGKMAKIPVILHESNYLPGKVTKLLGKWCDLVAVGFEGTKKYLPSVNTDWITTPVRADFLNSQPLDFNIPNSAPLIVVMGGSQGAVAINKLARHGAPQWVEMGAYIVHLTGNRDDDFGTFQHPNYIEMNFYDNMAGLLQRADLAISRSGASALTELAITNTPSILIPYPYAAEDHQFYNAQVFAVKGAGLLFRQEELTAETLNLHVIDLLNNPDKLKMMGQKSSDLASLDSAKILADIIAQFCQ